DNA sequence from the Thermococcus gammatolerans EJ3 genome:
GCTCCGGAAATCGTGCTGATAAACTACGTCGTCTTCGTGCTCCACAAGACCGTCTTCGAGGTAACTCTGATAGCCTGCGCGAGCAGTTTGGCATCGATAATAGGAACCTACGCCAGCGAGAGGGTTCCGAAGGGGAAAGGATTCCAGGCGATAGGGGTCGGCATGCTGATTAACGCCTTCTACGCTCTGGTTATGGCCCTGTCTCCTCCATTTTGGCTCGCTCTTGTTGTTTACGCAGTCGGCGACTTCGGGAACACATTCTGGTTCCCGTTCTACCGCTCCTGGATGTTCAAGCTGATTCCAAAGGAGAAGGCCAGCGAGTTCCACGCGGCTATATCAAGTTATCGAAAGCTCTTCGGCCTCTTCGCACCCTTCGTTGCCGGGGCTTTGGCGAGCATTCATCCAACGCTGCCCTACGCTGTAAGCTTCGGGCTGTTTTTAATGGCCGGGGCTATGTTTGCGAAGCTGAGCAGAAAAAGAGAGAGGGGAGCACCGAGTCCCTCTTAAAACTCCGGAATCCTTATCGGCGCCTGCAACTCCTTCTCGTTCTTCTCGAGATTGGTCGCGAGCATACGAATCCTCTCGCAACCCTTGATTTCCCGTATGAACTCGGCGACGCTCCTCGGTACGAGCTCCTCCCATGGCTTGCCCTCGACCATGCGCTTCCTTATCTCGGTCGCCGAGAGGATGTCCTTCCTGAACATCGGCTGGACTATCACTTCGTAGCCTTTCTCGCGGAAGAGCTGGGCAACCAGAGAGTTCCCTGTGAAGACGACGTCAAACCTCGGCACCATGCTGACCACATAGGTCGCCCAGATGGCGTTGAAGTTGATGTCCGGGAGCGGAATCAAGTAGTAGCGCTTCTTGGGGAACTCAGCTTCATCAAGGGCCCTTATCAGCATCTCCATCCTCTCGCTCGTCGTGAAGGGGTTCTTGAGGGTGTGGCTTGCCTGTGCGCTCCCGATTCCGATGATGACCTCGTCAACTTGCGAGAAGACGAACTCCAAAGCTTTCATGTGCCCGTTGTGGACGGGCTGGAAACGGCCGACGAATAGACCGCGCTTCATTCAATCACCTCCAATCAGCTTCACCCTAACAACATCCCCAACACCCAAGTCGAGCCTCTCGCTCGCGCTTCCCTGGTTGACGGCAATCTCAAGGTAGTCGTGGCTTCCCGGGAGTGCAAGCAGTTCTCCGGGCTCCACTTGGCCGTAGGTCTCTCTGTAGGGAATCTTAAGTCCAAAGTCGAGTAGCTCAACCGCCTCCGGCTTCCCGTAGTCCTCGAGGTTGAGGATGACGTTGCCGAAGTCATCAATGTAGATTACCTTCAGAACCCAGAGGTCGCCTTCCTTCCTCGGCTCAATGTCGAGCTTGACCAGCGAATCGAGGGGAATCTCTTCCGCGAACTCCTCTGGAGAAACTCCCTTCTCTATGAGCGCGCCGGCCGGTCCGAAAACATCTCTCCCGTGAAAGGTCGAGCTTATCCTCCACCCGGTAAAGCGCTTAATCCTCCCAAAGTCTATCCCCCAGGCGCGTCTCGGGTTTATGTGCTTGAGCGGGAGGGTAGCCAATCCGTTGTCGGGAACGACCAGCCACTGGTCGCCCTCGATTACAACCGCCTTCCTCTCGGTCCCGACGCCCGGATCAATGACTCCAACGTGAACCGTTCCGGGAGGCGAGTACTTAACCACCTGCTCCATGACGAAGGAGCCCTCGAGTATCGAGTGCCTCGTCACCGCGTGGGTAACATCAACGAGCTTTGCGTCGGGATTAACCCGGAGCATCGCGACCTTCATCTCGCCGACGTATGGGGAGCTGAGCCCGAAGTCCGTTGTTAGAGTTATCATCCACATCACCGGAAAGGATTTATTGGCAACCCTTTAAGAGGTTGCGGGGGTTGAGATGATAGTCGTTTTAAGACTCGGTCACAGGCCTGAGAGAGACAAGAGGATCACAACCCACGTCGCCCTAACGGCGAGGGCCTTCGGGGCTGATAAAATTATTATCTCGGCGGACGAGGACGAGCACGTCAGGGAGAGCGTCGAGGACGTTGTGAGGAGATGGGGAGGGCCGTTTGAGATAGAGTTTAACCCCAGCTGGAAGAAAATCCTGAGGGAGTGGCGCGAGAGGGGCGTTATAGTCCACCTGACGATGTACGGGGTGCACATAGACGACGCAATGCCGAAGCTTAAGGAGGAGCTGAAGGCCGGAAAGGACTTCCTCATCGTCGTCGGTGCCGAGAAGGTTCCGAGAGACGTTTACGAACTGGCCCACTACAACGTGGCAATTGGCAACCAGCCCCACAGTGAGGTTGCCGCTCTGGCGGTTTTCCTCGACAGGCTCCTCGACGGCGAGGGCCTCAGGAAGGAGTTCGAGGGGGCAAAGCTCAAAATCATTCCGCAGGAAAGGGGGAAGAGGGTAATCCAGCTCGACGGGTGAAGGAAATGGTCCTCAACAGGTATCGGGAGAACGTCAGGGGCTACCTTGAGGCGATAGTTAAACCCCTCGCAAAGGCCGGGCTAACGCCGAACGCGGTTACTGTGATAGGCCTCCTACTAAGCCTGCTCTCGGCTTACCTCTACTACCTCCGCGAGCCGAGGTTAGCGGCTTTAACGCTCCTCATAGGCTCGCTCGTTGACGCCCTCGACGGAACGCTGGCGAGGCTGACCGGGAAGACGAGCCGCTTCGGGGCATTTCTCGACTCGACCTTCGACAGGATAAGCGACGGCACGGTGCTCTTTGGAATCGCGCTCGGAAGCCTCGCCGACTGGCGCGCTGCCTTCCTGACGTTCATGGGAAGCTACCTCGTCAGCTACGAGCGCTGCAGGGCCGAGTTAGCTGGCTCCGGAAAGCTCGCCGTTGGCATAGCCGAGAGGGCGGAGAGGCTGATAATCCTCATGCTATTTTCGTTCCTCGGGGCAGAATACGTTAGATATGGCGTCTACATCGTCGGAATACTCGCGTGGATAACCGTCGTCCAGAGGTTTTACGTCGCATATCAGAGGCTGAAGTGAAGAAGAGGGGAATGACGAGAATTTCGCTATCTGAGGCTCCGATGAAGAGCCCTGCCGTTACCGACCCCTTCCCTTTTTGAGCACTATTTCCGCCGAGACCGCCCCCTGAAGTTTCCTCATGCAGGAGGGACAGTATGCGGGGGGCCTTTCATCCCATTCGCGAAGCGTTGCTGGGGGGTTCATAACGCACTCCCCGGTGCAGTGGTCGAGATCAAAGCTGTGACCTAACTCGTGGAGGACGCCCTTGAATATCCTCTCGACCATCAGTTCACGGTTGTTCGACTCAAAGGGTTTCATGGAGAGGACCATTATCTTCATGCCGAGTATCTCCTGCTGAAAACCGAGGAACTTGTCGTACATATGGAAGTACCTGTTCCTCGAGACGAGGGGGAACGTGGTCAGGCCGAAGATGCGTCTCATAGGAAAGGTCTCGTCCTTGTTGAGTTCCTGGAGAAGGCGGGCATAGAGGGCCTCAATTACGGCCTCTAGGGGATAGCCCTTGACGTGCGTATCTCCCACAGGAATGTTGATGAGGTAACCGGGGCCAACCTCGAGTTTTCCGAGGTAGAGAAACCTGACGGGAAGATCGCTCCGGACCAAATAGCGGTTTACCCTGTCGAAGATGTCAAATATGAGCTCTTTATCCATGAAGTTTCCTATGTAGGTAGCTCCCACGTAGGTTAGTTCTCCCTTGGCCCCGGCTCGCATGTAGTGAGAAACTCTAAATAGTTATTAAACTTTTGCCGAGTGAAAAGGGATTTAAGCACGTGGGTGTATATTCTCCCGCCCCCGGGAAACCGCGGGGGATGAGCGCTTCGGCGAGCTGTGATTCCCCTTCGCTCCCCGGGGGCACAGCTACAACCCTTTTTGACAAAGTCCTATTTGATGTCAAGTTGCATCAGCTTAATTTGGGAGTGCACGGCCGCTTAGTCCGGATAGTTCTTCACCCTTCGTCCTCAACATAGGGGGCAGTGATAACCTTCCTTATCTCCCTCGCCTTTTTCTCACCAATGCCCTCGACCTCTTTGAGCTCCTCCTCCGTTGCGGTGAAGACCTTTTCGACGTTGCCGAAGTGCCTCAGCAGGCGCTTGGCGAGGGTTGAAGAGACGTTAGGGAGACCTTCAACGATGAGGCGCTGTCTCTCAGCTAAGGTTAGGGCTTTCTTCTCGCTCCTCAGCCTTACTTCCTTCTTCCGCTCCTCCTGCTCGCGCTTGGCGAGGAGGTAAATGAACTGGGCCGTTTCCTCCTTCCCCGAGGAGAAGAGTACTGGAACACCCCAGTCAACGGTTACAGAGGCTATGGCTCCCCTAATCGCGTTGGGGTGGACGTTCCTGATGCCGTAGAGCTCGCCCTCGATGATTATCACGGGCTTCTCGTAGGCCCTCTTGAGCCTCTCAACCTGGTCGAAGAGCCTGCCGTCTATGATTGACTGTATGAAGTCGTTGGCGCTTTTCCGCTCTATTCCCACCTCCTCGCTGACAACGTAATCGGCGACGTCTAATGTTTTGACCTCAATCTCCGCCCCGAGCTCCTTCAGAATCTTCGGCACTCCGCTCCTCAGCTCGCGCGAGTCAACGTAAATCACTATCCCCTTCGGCTTCTTCACAAAGATTGGCTTAATGGGGATTTCCTTGTCCCTGTTCTCCGCTGTTCTCTTCTCTTGAATCTGCGGTGTCTGCGATTCGTTCTTTTTCTCCGATTCTTTGGTCTCCTTAACTTCGCCTCCGGCTTTCTTGGCTTTCCCAACCTTCAGGAACGCATCGAGGGAGGTTATCTTACTCCTTGAGGGCATCTCAACACGCTCCTTGGTCCTTTCCCTTATTTTACCACGCTTTTGCTGGGCCTTTTCGAGTTCCCTTGCCACGCGCTTTATTGCATCAAACATGCCCTTTTCCTTCCTCCGGGAGCTCCAGTAGTAGGCCTCGTCGCGCGTTCCCTTAGCCATGAGAATTACCACTTTTCCGGGCCTGTGACGACCTGTTCTTCCACGGCGCTGTATGCTCCTTATTGCAGACGGCACGGGCTCGTAGAAGACGACCAAATCAACCTCCGGAACGTCCAAACCTTCCTCCCCGACGCTCGTGGCAACCAGAACGTTGAACTCACCGCGCGAGAACCTATCTAAAACTTCTTTCTGCTCCTTTTGACTCATTCCCCTATCCGTTCCCCTGCTCGCCTGCCCTATGAAGCGCTCCGCCGAAACCCCTAGGTTTCTGAGCTCCTCGACTATCTTTTTACCGGTGTCACGGTAGTTTGTAAAAACGATTATCTTTGAGTCGGGCTTCCGCTCAAGCTGTTTTTTGATGAGGTCCTTCAGCTTTTCCATCTTTGGATGGTCGAGGCCGAGCTCCTTCGCCTGGACGAGTAGGTAGATGACCTTCCTCATACGCGGGTCTTCCATAAGCTCTCTGCTTGACTTGGAGCGGTCCTCGCGGAGCTTCTTGAGGTAGTTCCTGAGTGCAGTTAGCCCCTGCGTTTCGAGGAGTTCAATCGCGTGGTGGAGCTTCATGGCCTTGGCCTGGTGCTTCTTGAGGTAGCCGGCGGAGTAGTCCCCCTTGGCCATCGCCTGGTTTATCTTCGAGCCCGCTTGTAGGACTTCCTTTTTCGAGATATCGGGCGAGGGAGAACTGACCAAGCCTGCATCGGCGAGGGGCTTTAACGAATCCTTCAGCATCTCGCGCAGGATTTTTCGAACCTCCCTGTAGATTCCGGGGAGCTCAACCCTAACCCACTCGAAGGCTATTCTATGGACGTAAGGCTTAACATCGGGTGAGCTCTCTGTTCTAACCTCGATGCGCTCTATCCCGAGGTTCTCAACTATCTCGCGTATCTTCTCCTCGTCACTGCCCGGCGAGGCCGTCAGGCCGAGAACGAGCGGGTGCTTTGCAGTTTTGAGGTACTCCCTCGCTATGAAGACGTAGGCGTAGTTACCCACCGCTCTGTGGGCCTCATCAACAACGAGCAGGACGACATCCTCAAGCGAAATCCTGCCAGTCAGAATGTCGTTTTCAACCGTCTGGGGCGTCGCGGTTACTACCACGCTCTTCCTCCAGAGCTCGGCGCGCTTCTCCGGGGAAAGCTCACCGGTGAGGACGTTAATCTTCTCGGGCGGAAGGTTGAAGAGTCGCCTGAAGCTCTCCGCGTGCTGCATCGCCAGCGGTTTGGTCGGAGCCAAGAAGAGGACTTTTCCCCCGTACTTCGAGAGCCTGTAGTCGGCTATGAGCATCGCTATGAGCGTCTTTCCTAAGCCCGTCGGCAGGACGACGAGGCAGTTCCGCTCCTTACAGCGGGCGTAGATAACCTCCTGGTAAACGCGGGGCTCGATTAAATCGCGGCGGAGATAGGACATATTGGGCCCTTCGGCGGGGAACCATAAAAGCTTTCCGAGCCAGTATTGGCAATTCAGATTGTCACCCTGAGGCCAGTTTCAACAGCGGCTCGACTGTCGTGAGAAAGACGCTTGACTTTGAGATGCCAGCAAGGAGGAGAACGTTGTTCACCGCGGGAATCGCCTTGAGAACTACCATTCCAACAGCCACGAGCTTGAAGGCCGGGTTGAGCTTTTCCAGCTTGATTGAAACGGCTATAACCCCCGCGCCGAGTGCCGTGAAGAAGGCGTAGCTGCCGAAGAAGAGCGTGGGGCTCCCGAGCCTTTCAGCTATTACTCCGTTGGCTTCGACAAAGCCCATTCTAACCCCAAACCACGTTGTGAGCGCATCAACGAGTGCGAGCAGTATGAAGAGGAGCAGGTAGGTTCGTGCCTTCATCGCTCGGTTTTTCCTTTGAATCCTTAAATACTTTTTTTGTTAGTCAGAACATACATATGTAGGTACATGTGCATGTGCACAATGGTTTTTTCAATGGGGCGTGGAGGGTGGAACATGCTCCTGACGAGGCACGCCGAGGAAAGGCTCGTGAAGAGACTAACCAAGCGGAGAAACATTAAGCGAGTTTATTTAGAACTCTGGGCGTTCCTCGACCGCTCACGGAGGATTGATGTCAACGAGCGCGTCGTAATCTTTACCGACGGGAGAAAGAGCCTCGTCTGCGCCAAACTCGACTGTGAGAGGCTTTCACTGGATGAAATTAGGGAGCGCGTTGAGGGTCTGGAGGGGACTTACCGGTGCGTCTTTCCGGACAGGAGGCTCGCGAGGGAAACCGTTCCAGTTAAATTTCTCTCTGAAATTCCAGACGGTGTTTACTGCTTCTACCTTAACAGGGAAAAGCGGAGCCTTTACATCGGTAGCGAGGAGCCCCTACTCGCGATAACGCTGAGGCCTGCGAAGAGGGAGGAAAGGGCTCTTTCAGAAAACTTTATCGCCAGTCTTGAGAGTGCAGCTGGTAATGAGGACGATGATAAAAACCAAGAGCCTCATTAAAGCCCGGGACAGAATAGTTCTGTGGAAACTTAAGATAACGCGGGCTGCGAGTTACCTCAGCATAGCGAACAGCTTTATGATACTTTTTGTGTTTGCCAAGGAGCTATATTCCGTTCCATGGATTGCCTTGGGGTTCAGTTTCCGGGAGTTTGTCGGGGTTACCTACGCCCTTGCAGTCGTCGGTTTCATGCTCCTGGCGGAACTTGACTGGCACTTCATGTTCAAGAGGGAGCAGAGCTACGCCCTGACGAGGAATCCCCTTCTTCCGGCGCAGTGCTTTATGATCGAATACCTTCTTCAGAAGGCGATTGAAGAGGGGAAAATATGTGAAAAAGAAGCCGAGAGGGTTTTATCTTCCCTCACGCTGGCCGGCTGCGATCTTCCTCGAGAGGAAGGACGAGTATCTCCCCGAAGGGCTCCTCCTGAATGAGGTCGACCTTCCCCATGTTCGAGAGGAAGAGCAGGTAGAGGAACGTCCTCGCCACTATCTTCGGGCTTGGGTCGAAGACGAGATCCCAGAACCTTATTGGCTTCCCCGTTTCACGGTAGAGCTTCACCACTATGCCGTGCAGTCGGTGGACGTGTTTCTCTATGTCGACGCGGAAGTCGTCGACAACGAACACCTGCTCCTCTATGTTATCCTTTTTCCTCTTCCTGGGCTTCCTCCTCTCAGCTTCCTCCAGCGCATCCATGAGTGCCTCAATGAGGTCGTCGAAGGTATAGTAGCGCTCCGATCTCCTTATTGGCGGTGCGAGGGGTTCAACCTCAACCCGGATCCTTTCCTCGCTTTTCTCCTCTTCCTCCCCCTCGTCCTCGCTCAGCAGAGCCTCCGTCTTCATCCTGACGAGGATTGAGGCGGCTAGGATAGCCCTCGCAGAAACCCTGAGGTCGAGCTCCCTCATCTCGCGCAGCATCTTTATGTACTTCTCGGTCAGATCAACGATGTCGATGTTCCAGGGGTCAACCTTCCCCATCTTGACGAGCTGGAGGAGGATATCGACGGGCGTTATCTCGGTTTCAAACCTCGATTCCATCCTCAGCCCTCCAGATGGCCGAACATTTCCCTGTGCTCCTCGTCGCTCCGTCTTCTGGCCTCTTCGAGTATCTTCATGGCCTTCTCAAGGCTGAGCGAGACGACCCTGCTTATTCCGTTCCTCATGCTGACGCCTATGATCTTGTCGGCATTGGCCATCATGACGTCCCTGAGGGTTATTACTATGAACTGGCTCGACTGGGAGGATTCTTTTATTAAATCCGCGACGCGCTTGACGTTTGCGTCGTCGAGATGTGCGTCTATCTCGTCGAAGAGGTAGAACGGGGCCGGTTTGTAGCGCTGTATTGCGAAGACGAACGCTAAAGCCGTCAAAGCCTTCTCGCCGCCGCTCATTGCCTCGATGCGCTTGACGTCCTTTCCGGCGGGCTTGGCCTCTATTTCCAGACCTCCTGAGAACGGATCCTCCGGGTTCTCAAGGATGAGTTTTGCACTCCCGCCGGGTGAGAGTTTGGCGAAGAGCTCCGAAAAGTTCTTCGCTATTGCCTCAAGTGTCTTCATGAAGACTTCTCTCTTCTGCCCTTCTATCTCGGCTATGAACTCCTCTATGCTCTCTTTCTCGGCCAGAACCTGCTCGCGCTTGCTGCTCAGTTCAAGGTACCGCCTCTCCACGACCTCAAAGTCCTCGATTGCCTTCATGTTCACGGGCTCG
Encoded proteins:
- a CDS encoding SAM hydrolase/SAM-dependent halogenase family protein, giving the protein MITLTTDFGLSSPYVGEMKVAMLRVNPDAKLVDVTHAVTRHSILEGSFVMEQVVKYSPPGTVHVGVIDPGVGTERKAVVIEGDQWLVVPDNGLATLPLKHINPRRAWGIDFGRIKRFTGWRISSTFHGRDVFGPAGALIEKGVSPEEFAEEIPLDSLVKLDIEPRKEGDLWVLKVIYIDDFGNVILNLEDYGKPEAVELLDFGLKIPYRETYGQVEPGELLALPGSHDYLEIAVNQGSASERLDLGVGDVVRVKLIGGD
- a CDS encoding tRNA (cytidine(56)-2'-O)-methyltransferase; amino-acid sequence: MIVVLRLGHRPERDKRITTHVALTARAFGADKIIISADEDEHVRESVEDVVRRWGGPFEIEFNPSWKKILREWRERGVIVHLTMYGVHIDDAMPKLKEELKAGKDFLIVVGAEKVPRDVYELAHYNVAIGNQPHSEVAALAVFLDRLLDGEGLRKEFEGAKLKIIPQERGKRVIQLDG
- a CDS encoding DEAD/DEAH box helicase codes for the protein MSYLRRDLIEPRVYQEVIYARCKERNCLVVLPTGLGKTLIAMLIADYRLSKYGGKVLFLAPTKPLAMQHAESFRRLFNLPPEKINVLTGELSPEKRAELWRKSVVVTATPQTVENDILTGRISLEDVVLLVVDEAHRAVGNYAYVFIAREYLKTAKHPLVLGLTASPGSDEEKIREIVENLGIERIEVRTESSPDVKPYVHRIAFEWVRVELPGIYREVRKILREMLKDSLKPLADAGLVSSPSPDISKKEVLQAGSKINQAMAKGDYSAGYLKKHQAKAMKLHHAIELLETQGLTALRNYLKKLREDRSKSSRELMEDPRMRKVIYLLVQAKELGLDHPKMEKLKDLIKKQLERKPDSKIIVFTNYRDTGKKIVEELRNLGVSAERFIGQASRGTDRGMSQKEQKEVLDRFSRGEFNVLVATSVGEEGLDVPEVDLVVFYEPVPSAIRSIQRRGRTGRHRPGKVVILMAKGTRDEAYYWSSRRKEKGMFDAIKRVARELEKAQQKRGKIRERTKERVEMPSRSKITSLDAFLKVGKAKKAGGEVKETKESEKKNESQTPQIQEKRTAENRDKEIPIKPIFVKKPKGIVIYVDSRELRSGVPKILKELGAEIEVKTLDVADYVVSEEVGIERKSANDFIQSIIDGRLFDQVERLKRAYEKPVIIIEGELYGIRNVHPNAIRGAIASVTVDWGVPVLFSSGKEETAQFIYLLAKREQEERKKEVRLRSEKKALTLAERQRLIVEGLPNVSSTLAKRLLRHFGNVEKVFTATEEELKEVEGIGEKKAREIRKVITAPYVEDEG
- the pgsA gene encoding archaetidylinositol phosphate synthase — protein: MVLNRYRENVRGYLEAIVKPLAKAGLTPNAVTVIGLLLSLLSAYLYYLREPRLAALTLLIGSLVDALDGTLARLTGKTSRFGAFLDSTFDRISDGTVLFGIALGSLADWRAAFLTFMGSYLVSYERCRAELAGSGKLAVGIAERAERLIILMLFSFLGAEYVRYGVYIVGILAWITVVQRFYVAYQRLK
- a CDS encoding DUF5658 family protein; this translates as MKARTYLLLFILLALVDALTTWFGVRMGFVEANGVIAERLGSPTLFFGSYAFFTALGAGVIAVSIKLEKLNPAFKLVAVGMVVLKAIPAVNNVLLLAGISKSSVFLTTVEPLLKLASG
- a CDS encoding nicotinamide-nucleotide adenylyltransferase, with the translated sequence MKRGLFVGRFQPVHNGHMKALEFVFSQVDEVIIGIGSAQASHTLKNPFTTSERMEMLIRALDEAEFPKKRYYLIPLPDINFNAIWATYVVSMVPRFDVVFTGNSLVAQLFREKGYEVIVQPMFRKDILSATEIRKRMVEGKPWEELVPRSVAEFIREIKGCERIRMLATNLEKNEKELQAPIRIPEF
- a CDS encoding zinc metalloprotease, with translation MRAGAKGELTYVGATYIGNFMDKELIFDIFDRVNRYLVRSDLPVRFLYLGKLEVGPGYLINIPVGDTHVKGYPLEAVIEALYARLLQELNKDETFPMRRIFGLTTFPLVSRNRYFHMYDKFLGFQQEILGMKIMVLSMKPFESNNRELMVERIFKGVLHELGHSFDLDHCTGECVMNPPATLREWDERPPAYCPSCMRKLQGAVSAEIVLKKGRGR
- a CDS encoding segregation and condensation protein A; this encodes MESRFETEITPVDILLQLVKMGKVDPWNIDIVDLTEKYIKMLREMRELDLRVSARAILAASILVRMKTEALLSEDEGEEEEKSEERIRVEVEPLAPPIRRSERYYTFDDLIEALMDALEEAERRKPRKRKKDNIEEQVFVVDDFRVDIEKHVHRLHGIVVKLYRETGKPIRFWDLVFDPSPKIVARTFLYLLFLSNMGKVDLIQEEPFGEILVLPLEEDRSRPA